Part of the Montipora foliosa isolate CH-2021 chromosome 13, ASM3666993v2, whole genome shotgun sequence genome is shown below.
ACCAatcacactcaattgaaaacttttCTAAATCAATTTTGTGGACACGATgaacggaagaaaaaaaatcccaTAAGTAACAACTGAATCGTCTAATTCGGCGAAAGATTTTGATCATTTTCCGAGGGTCCCCGAAAAATGCCGATGCTTGTCCGATCATGCAAGAGTCTCTGATTACTTCCCTGATTTTCCTCATTTACATTTTGGACGTTGTCAACTACTCATATATTAAACATTTGTGAGCAACACATTTTGATTCATACAGATGATAAGAGTGTTTACCTGGAGCCAGAAGAAGAAACAGGAATAAGATCAAGATTAAAAGAGGCGTCGCTATAAAGATGCGCAAATTCCTCTAAAATGTCAATATCTGATGTAAGTTAAGAATATCAACCAATTAAGcaataaaaagctaaaaagacataaatttaattttggCCACGTAACTGCTTCCAAAACGTAATAAAAAAGACAACTGCAAATACTATGAATGACATCGAACGGGAGCTGAATAAAACACTTCCAAAGGATACTATTCACGTAGTCGAAAAACACTCTGTATTTCAGGCCCCCATTATCACGGATCTTATCGAGAAGCTCGTAAAAAGTTCCTTCCTCCTTGGGCCAACCATATTGTAGTAAGACTATCACGTGACCGATAAGGGTATCATTGCGTCCCTCAGTGGCTAACCTTTGCTGAACAAGAAAAGCAAATGacaaaaattatgacaaaggaagGAGCGAATTACTCGTTTACTTAAAAGAAAATTCGCCATGCTTTCTAATCACCTTTATCtttgaaataaatatatatttcaagTGCGGGTTACTGACGAAATAAAGAAGTCATCCTCCAATTTatctacaaaaatttggtttatcaacggagttgataatgtaaattgaccaccgtacagagattctaaaagctgacgtttcgagcgttagcccttcgtcagagcgaagggctaacgcccagagcgaagggctaacgctcgaaacgtcagcttttagaatctctgtacggtggtcaatttacattatcaactccgttgataaaccaaatttttgtatactacttccccaccgacgcagcaccacagtttctttagaaactaccccttcctCCAATTTATCGAGGCAATGTAagtaatgggccatttccgagttgctgtttgtcccGGTTTCGAATTGAGTCTTGGTGcccaactattgtaagggaaatgagtttgatttgcataacaatacgcaactcatttccatttgaatggttgtgcaccgggactcgctttgaaactgaggcatgcagcaactcggaaatgggctattgtctTTTCAGCTGGCATCAACGGGGATTCAAggccatgacctctgtgatgacggtacaatgctctaccaacttagCTTTGAAGCCACACCGTTGGGAACAGGTCTCGGCCCGTTGAAGCCATCTGAATTTTCCAGGTGTCtataaaagacaattgcttaaggtaattccctggctttgcattgcgcaaccctactgcgcacaatttcttgcgtcattggcgaGCGCATTAGCTttcgcacattgataaaatggcggattttcactgacgccaagcttaatctgtcaacgaatggctattttctcctgagaCCGgaacgaactcagaccggcacgagaatttctcgtctcggtccagcaaccgagacgacGTCagaccggtctcatgtaaacgcaaaaagaagaaatgtatggaggccgATACAAACTCCTGCCGGTCAGAGTTCGTCCCGATCTCATGTAAATACCTCATAACTTCTActtttaccagaaacccataagggttgaaacgtgtaacggccccttgtgtgctgggaaacaagcttctgaatgttcaatttgctaagtaccatatttcgaacaacaagagcgaggggtttccaaatatggtacttagcactgaaacattcaaccaatcagttcgcactgaatattcggaagctgtgaacgcgcgttacacgtttcaacccttatgggtttctgcttttACTCATCACCTTCAAAGACGATAGCAGTAAACGAACGGTAAAGGAAAGAACTTCTGACTCGCTGCAAGGCACCAATCTCAAACAGCGACCTGCAAGACAGTATTGCAAGTGATTTTCACTGTCATGTTGACCATCGGCTCTCACTTTAAATGGTGTTCCAGGCCTTACATAAAAGATAACCATTTAAACCGTTCATCTTAAAACAGCACAAAGGTCCCTTTTTTTACTGATTCAGTTCGTTTCTTTTCCGGGTTGCAATAAACAGAATAACTGGAATATTGAAGGTTTTTCGAAAGAACGTGTATTCCGGAATAGTCTGGGCATAACTATTCCACGCTTAGTGTATTTGCGCAAAAAAATAATACTATACAGCAACTGTACGTTTTCATTCCGTGGGCAAATAGTCTGAATATCAATGAAATGAGCTCTCAAGCCCATTGGGATCTGGTCAATTGCAAGTTCAAGTTTTATCATCGTCCGCCCGTCCGAGGTGAACGAATACCTTGTCTGAATGCTCTTAGTCACACAGTACAATGCGCTTTCGAATCTGGACACGCGTTTTGCTAACAGTAAAAATGCGTCATTTGATTTTAGTTCTTAACACCCAGAAAGGCTCTCTACGTCCCATACCCATCCTACACCTCCTGACGAGAATAAGCATCAGAAATAAGATACAGCCAGATCTCATGTCATTTTCAGTGAGAGGGTAATGAAGCGACCTCATTACTTTGCGATGACAAGGTCGTTGAAGGCTCTGTCCCACTTGAATCTAATTTCCCATGAGGAATTGACGTCGATCGTTTCAGTGCTATGTTATCTGTTGGCGAGACTCTTGACGAAAACAACTGAAGAGCATTAAGAGCTTCTTCACAGGCTCTCTGTTGACAAGAACAACGACAATTAAAGTCataacaacaacgacaaaacgCAGAAGATCCTTGATTTCTTCTGGGTTTAAGTATTGATTACCGAACAAAATGTGTTGATTTACTATTTTGTAAATACCCTGGGCCTAGATAAACGTCGTCTAAATAAAAAAGGATCGGAATTCTTAGAACAATCACGGTGGCTCAAATCGAGAATATACAACCCTCTGGCGTCCACGGTTACATCAATGAAACCGTGAATTAAGAATTAATCGTTTTTAGAGAAAGTCTCGCAATTAAGTTAGTTGAAACTGGTTTAGTTTCATGACAGTTTGGTATCTAGAACCTGCCTACCTACCCTTCGCCCATCCCCACCACTCATCCCTCAGACAAGGTTATTGCTTGACTGATTAAAAGACAGTCTACATCATCCACACACGAGACACGCCCGGGACGGGCACTGACCCGagaacttttttaaattttagcgagtgtatttcgggtgccacaaatCCCTCAGTATCTTAAGAAGAAAGACGTTTCAAGGCATTCCACGTGTCAAAAGCTAGTTAGAAAAGGCGGACCGAAATGGCTTTTCGAGATCGAACTGTTTTCGAAACATTTAACAAAAAGACCCCCTGGACAATACGAGAATCAGTGCAAGCTCCTCCCAACCTCGTACCCAGGGTCTCTAccatggagaccctgggaacgaggttgagctTCTCCTTgcaagcatagttaatagagggaaaTGGTTGTGAAACTAACCAATAGAATCGTGTTGGTTACATATTGTAtgaacgcaaaaaaaaagattgtgcacggtcgtggactttccaacctaaatcttggcatctttgtttgctcctttgatgtttgccgagcttccaaactattcccctctattaactatggtgcaAGCCTTCGACACTACAGATAAATTCAATTGAAGAATTATCTTGTTTGTCACCTTATGATCATCAAGCTGGTAGTAACAACAGGATAGTTGAACAGCGCCTCTTATCAATAActgaaaagaaaacgaaaaagttAAAGTGATTGGAAATGAAGGCATGAAAGACTTATTTATATACAACCAACTCACGGTGTGACCTTTGTGTGAAATAAAGCAACTGGAAGACGAAGTCTACCCTGATAAATTGACAATGAGATGTATTTTTACGACGCTGATTTAACGATTGCAACTGATCTCTACGACGGAGAAACTAGTAAAATCAACAAACCAAAATacagaaaacgagaagaaataacCCCACACACTAAACTTTACTTATGttaagctttccaaaaacaatgTTGGAAACATTGCTGATTTTGGCCTGCAGTTCTCCTTTAACGTAGtatggagtgttttcactcacatgatcagtaaccttgtttttccacagaaacaaaagaaaacgttcgcATGATAATGGAGGATTGTCACGCGAACCAAGCGTAATGGACCAATCCAACTTCCGGTAGCTCTATGGTGTAGCATCCGAGCTGGTTAGTGAAAGGTCTCGGGTTCGACTCCCGTCGGAAGAATTCGGAATTTTTTCTCGCGCATAAAAAAACAACGTTTTATCCATTTAAGGCTGTTAAAATATACCATGTTCTTATACTACACTTGCGAGAGCCATACGTAatttgtaaaattttaaaagcagaaTTTCGTAACATGGCATATTACCAAAAGCTTCATTTCGCACGCAGTTTTTGCTATAAATTGCTGAATTCTTTGCTGAtcgatagagtggttttcaattgagtgtcgaaagtaattagcgaattgctttggtttatgattacttcgctcagtgattggttcaaagttctcgcgccactttttcaaccaatcagaagtgaaaccaaaaccaatcgtggctcgcgcgtgcacattttcccgcgccttgtgtcggctacgtgtaattacttcgagttttgattggtttactggattgtctccgtcctttttgattggccaaagtaattactttggttttggttttacgacactcaattgaaactcgctctataataataaggcatttttttaaaaacgaaCAGTAAGTACCTCTTGATTAGATAAGGTATCCTGCTCCAGAGAATACCGTTGTTCTTGCAGGAAGTCTATTGCTATTTTGTATTTTCCCTAACGAATGAATAAAAGCTGGTCATCTTTGTTctttcaaagagaaaaatactttaaaaattGTCCCAGTTTGTCAAAACAGTTGCGGGAGAGTTAAACTAGAGCTTACCCAGGACAACTCTAGCGAAGTCGACAAAGCGATTAAACCATTGAATCTTGTAGTTGCCCCAGTTGGCGAGAAAATCGTCTgactttagacagagtaaaatctattaggTCTCACCCTTAGGAGTCATTGGGGCAAAGGGGACAATACtaaaacattttatttcttcGCTTTCATTTATGAATCCTTTCtacattgtacttttggctCAACTGTAGAATACCCAGCCACTCCAAAACACTTCAAAAAAAttgcggctacgcggctactcTGTTACGCGCAAACGTAGAAActatggctacgcggctacgtggCAACAGGATATCAAAAGAGGTGAGGTATACCATAGCGATGATCGTCACTGATCTATGCAAAAGATAGAGGTACAATGGAAGCGAAGACTGAAGCTAACAAAACCGCGTAGCCGTGTAGCCACAGTTTACGCGTTTGCACGTTAACAGCGTACTCGCTTTCTAACTCACTCACTTGGCCCTTAGTTGCCACGTGGCCGCTTCgtatggcagggtattctgcaattatGACCTTTTCTTTCCGTTATTGTCTTTTGCGTTTGTATGCACTCTGTGCAAAATTATCTGATGTCTTGATCATAGCAGGCAGTGCGCGGTCCCAGAGGTttgggcgcttgccttgagatccggagatcccgggttcaagaccgtTCTGACCACGTGTTGAATTTGTACCTGGTAGTAGCTGGTTCAGCTTCTCGGCTGaaattgtaaatagccaactggtttgcctccagccagttgggattttcAACTGGTGTTGTTGTTATGCTCcttcgtttcgttgattgtatTTCACTGCCCTTGTAAATGACCCCATGCACATACAAGTATACACGTAAGTCTAAGAACTTTATGCATTACATTTCGGTTGGGTCAGGGCTGTCACTGTGTGACGCCCAcattaaaaacaacacaaacacaaaatagaacagttttcaattgagtgtcgaaagtaattagcgaattgctttggttttgcattactccactcactgattggttcgaagttctcgcgccatttttccaaccaatcagaagtgaaaccaaaaccaatcgttgcttgtgcgtgcacattttcccgcgccttgtgtcggctacgtgtaattacttcgagttttgattgctttactggattgtctccgtcctttttgattggccaaagtaattactttggttttggctttacgacactcgattgaaactcgctaaGTTACCTTATGAATAAGTCGGTCAACATGAAAAGTTGTTATCCAGGTCCACTGCTCAACGTTCCATTCTTCCAAAAGACGACTAAAATCTTTTAGAAAGAGACCAAGTTAAAGGTTACAATCACTAAAGAACAATGTCACTGTAAATAGTAATTTTGTTCAGAGTGGATGGAGACTTTTTAAGTCAGAAAATAAGAACGTCACTGCAGTAATAGATATACCATTTTTGTAATCAGCATGTGTGTTGAGGAGATGCCATGCTTCTACAGATACAGTAAAGTCATCTGACAGGCTTTGACTAACAGAGCCACAATCTACAAGAGAGTAAAACATAGTGTTTAAGAAAGTTGCAAGAGGAATGCAACAAGAGGGGATGTAATAAATGGGATAGATGGAAATAGATGCACTAAATAATCGTCGTCATTCTCATGAATGAAGCAAGAAACGCTCACAAAATGTCAGCTCAAAAATCCTCCTTTTCAATTACTTTGTATAGAACTAAAGGTATTTTAATGCATTCTTTGCATCATATTTACAACATGAACGGCTTCCAGGATGACCAACTAAaactacaaaaagaaaaaaaaaaccagaaaacTAACCAATAATATTGGAAACAAAACAGTCTTACTTAATgactataagaaatgttggacactgacttatttgaacGTCAAACAACGTTCTCAAAAAACTTGGTAAAGGCGTTTCGACCAAAAACCGAGGATGACCGAAGGTTTTCCGTCGAAACGTGTTAACCAAGTTTTTTGAGAACGTTGTTTGATgttcaaataagtcagtgtccaacatttcttatagtcattatgcaaattcctgacTGCAATTTCAGCATATTTCAGTCTTACTTAATTATCATTAAGTCAATCATCACTTCATTAAATGCACCTAACTTACTTTTATCAATGATAACATGCATTAACTGTTTGTCCTTTCCATCCCCTTTCCCAAGGGAGTCATGTCCACCCTGCTAAAGTCAATAACATCATTATAAACATAAACCACTTAAGTcttcaataacaaaattaatgataaacAAGTATAgctcaatagcccatttccgagtagctgcatgcctcagtttcaaagcgagtcctggtgcacaaccattcaaatggaaatgagttgcgtattctcatgcaaatcaaactcatttcccttacaatagttgtgcaccaagactcacttcgaaactgagacaaacagcaactagGAAATGGCCCATTAGGAGTTCCATTTGTTACATATTGTACTCACAGTTGCAGttaacttcttctttttcttctttggcACTGGACTAAGAATCAAGCAAATTTATTCTGTCAATGCTTTGGCCAACTCTCTCATTTCTCATGCTTGAGGTCTTTCACTTTTTCCACTAGTCTTCTGTTCCCTGCCCCCTCCAAAAACCTTGCATGCAGGTTAATAAATACTATCTGTACACAAACGGgaacccaacgtcaattttcggaaaatatctgtttggaagacgatttgagatctagaattttcggaacatttgttgtaaaatttcttgcttgcctccctctcctaggattttcggacatctgaaaaatggtataattgtccatttttaacggatctttaccctaaaaaggtcacctagaattttcaggTGCTGTTTCCCTggctgaaaattttgaaaaggtaagttttgatccctataattttcggaacactagactttcagctaggattcccgaacagatgaaacatttttaggggataaaaatatgcctatatctactgtttaaatactaaaatacatttaacaatgctatgtctaagtggttttgaactatattctcgttgggtgcccctgggtCCTTTCCATTCTAaccagctttcaataattttctgccGAACAAAACTTGGAATTGCCATTCCTTCCACGGTGAAGGCACTCATTTCAAAACAACCACCGAGAGTAATGGTGAAATTTACTTCACCACATTCCCACAAAGTTCCGCGCAAAATTCCCAAGTTCATTTCAAAGtttgccatttgattgacagttatgtattgaaattcccaagttcgaagCGAACTTATGAAATTTACAATGAACTTTGCAAATCGccttcaaaagttttgtgaaatgtaCTGCAAAGGGGTGAGGTACTATTTCTCTTGTAAGACTTGACAgatttgaaatttaattttttgatgttCTCACCTACTGTTGCCTCCTTCTGATTTTTGTCTTCCACCATCTGTGATGTCTTCCACCAAAACCAAGGGATGTACTAACCCAGAATTGGCtataacaaaatgaaattaattttgCCACATCAGTGAATAGGTCTACTACAAAAAGAGGCCTAAGCTGTCGTTTTGAAAACAGAAACACTGTTTGTAAAGAGTGTGGTACAGTGTATCCGATGTGATGATCGCTCTCTGCCAGCATGTTACTGGTGGTggaataaaaaggaaaaatgaccCCTAGAATACTTGCAATATTATTGGAATACAAAGGAGGATTTCACCTTTATTCCCCTCTAAACAAAAATCTAGAAGTTATTCCATTTATTTCTTTTCCAGAATAAGGTTAATCAAATGCACCTTAGATATGTCTAAGATTGCACTACATACTTACTGCTTCTGTAATGCACAGTTCACATAATAATAAACGCAACAGATTTTTAAGATTTGGAATTCTCCTCTGACATCTGTCTCTAACTCTCCTACCCTAgctacttaaaaaaaacagttacTTGATTTTCTTCTTTCCCATCTGGCATCAAACacaaatttatatatatatacaatgttTAGTCTACCTTAACTCTAGCCTATGAACCCTTTTTCTATCCACCAAACAATTccactgtcttttttttttttctatgtacTTACTGCAGCTTCCTGGTCCTTTCATGAATCAAATACTTATAAAATTATCATGACAAGACCTCTCTTTACAAAGCTTTGGCTTCCTCAGGACTAAATATTTTTGGTAATGTAACTTCATGTTGTAATACATGGAAAGGAAGCTGCATTTGATAAATTATGTAGTAATTTCTGTGTAAATGTTTTTCTCAGGGGTAAATAAACCTAAACCTAAACCTAataaataaagcaaaagaaattacaGATGATTTCATTTCCTTCTACCCATTCTTGTGCTTTTGTCAGGTTCCCCTTATGCAAACCAAGAAGaaagacaggaaaaaaaaacaacaacgagaAGCACACATTTCCCAACCACTTACAAACTGAATCAAGCCTATTGACCACACGACAGTATTCCCACACAGTCTGCAGAAATAGTATGGTGGCGGCAAACATAACTCCAGTTTTTTCCAGCAAGTCTTCATCCATACCCTCCTCTAAACTATGTTTTGACATCTTCTTTAATTTATGATGTAGCTCATAAATACTGCTCCATTGATCACTACTGCTTCTGAAAAGTTTAAGAACACTTTACAACTCTACAATTTTCCATCAAATGAGTTGACCAAAATAATGGTAAATAGTCGTTCATATTACATTGGAAGACACATTAAACCCCTGATGTTGCAAACTATATGAAGGAAGTTGGTTAAGAATCAGACTACTGCATGAGTTTGAACCCCAGCTGGATGAACACtaagggtcttaaaataatcaAGTCCtcagaaagtgctgcctttgtcatAACATCTGCAAATCATTTGACTTTCAACTATTCTTGAATAAGAACTATAAACAGTGGGCTTTATCTTTCAACCCTTGTGGCTAATAACAtgggaaattaaaaaaacccaCACTCTGTTTGCAAAGGGTAGGGGATGGAATTCTCAGTACTGCAGCAGTCCATTAGGTGGACTACCTTGAGTGGTTCATATGTTCCCTTGTAGTCCTTTCTCACAGCACAACTGCAGTGAAAAAATGGATTAGATTAAATTAAATGCTGTATAAAGTATCAACGTTAAGAATGAGAGGCATGTCAAGAAACACATGTAGACAATACCAGATGCACTCCAATTTTGATATCACTAAGTGCCTCTTTAGCTTGCCTTCAATTTTGACATCACTTATCTGCACATTAACAGTTAAGATAACTTCTTGTTTGTCAAAACTGAATTTACAACTTACAACATGCATTTCTGGGCACAAAGAAAAAGTCTAGTATCATGTCACATACTTATATTTTTGAGGATCAAGCCGTTCATAAATTTTACAAATGTCAATCCAACCACATTTCTTTGCAGCCAAGTAAAACAGCTCATGAAGAGCCATCCAAGGTCCCTTGTCATCCAAAACCTCCGCAAGGATACTGTTGTCTACAGCAGTGCTAAGCCGAGTATCAAAGCTTTCAGACAACGAATTGTGAGCTGTGGCACATGTGACATAAAACTGGATGGACAGCTCCAACCACTTGTAAACTTGATGTAAGGAGACTTCAGGAGAGCAGTCCTGGATGATGGCAGAACCAAAAAATGTAGCAAGTGAGCTTTTTACAGCATATAGGGTGATCTTTTTTTCTTAGTGGTACTTTCACACAAGAAAACATCTTGTAGTAGATAAAATAATCCTACACTAACAGATTGGTCTGAACACGACACTTCCACAGCTACTCTTTTATTGCAGGACTTAGTCAATTATTGACTCTTGATTATGTGTGACTTTCATGATCCATCCTTTTTCCAGTTAAATAATCTAGTAACCAGGGTGATCATTTGAAAGCTTAGTAATAGCTTTTGGTTAAGACAACTATTTTTTGGTTTTCGATTTTCAGTTGTGGCTATCACAGGTATTGCAAGAATCATTaagtttctcttttattttgccGTCGTTTACTTCCTATACAAGCTAGGGAGATCTACTCTTCAGGTACAATAAtttgagtttgtttgttacttCGGTCCATTTTCAGATCATTTCTTTCATAGACTTTGCATCCTATTTGCAAAGCTTaactttacaaaaaaatcaatacCAAGTGTTATGATTTTGCTTTCTTTGACGTTTGATTAAAGAAATCTCTGTTTAGTGGCTTCATGTATGACCCTTTTGTATCACAGATGTAATTCTAATTTTTATTAGTTACTCCAAAAGTGGACCAAAACAAGCACTCTATGAGTGTAGCTTAGGCCAGCAACAAAATGGaccgttattgttgttattgtgatgataatgatgacgattaTTATTAACACCTAAGTTGCACATAGAGGTTGGGTGCCCAGAGACATGGGGGGCTGGAACCGCTGCCCCCAAAACCAAATACGTAGAACCTAAGAGCCTGCTCAACCCACAACCCAGCCGAGAGCCCCGCCCGCCAAAACCCAGCTCCCGCCCTGGCACCTGTCACACTGAACTGGAAGAACAGTGGAGAACCTACTGTGTAGATAAAAGGTAATGCTACAAATAAAGGGGGAAGAAGGAGGGTGGGGAATCACTAGAAAAAGCAAGCTATGTGAAACGTCCTTAACGCTGAGCAGAGTAAAACTACCAGCATGTGCAGTGGCATATGCATCAACCGCAATAGACTACTGCTGACCCTGTGATTGCCAGAACGCTCTGCAATCACGTTCAAAACAGTAACGCAACACCTGGTCACACCAGAATGCTAAAGGCCTGCCAGCAGACGTTGCCATACGTCCATAAACACCAATTCGCTACGCCAAGCACTGAGAATACTAGCTCCTAGTTGTTAACTAAGTGAAATTACATTTAAcccaatttaaatttattatcattaataCTATTAGACCTCATAGTAATTAAATTGACAAATTACAAACCTCCTCTTCTTGCCTATCGGGGCCCTTGTCATTTGCAATATCCACCGTCATGTTGTCACTGGCCAGTAAATGAGGTAAGACATCACACACTGTAATAAGAAATAGAGTTTTTCACATTTCTTAACCTCTTGACGGCCagactgtctaacgccagataaTTTTAcccatcaatggggaacccccaggagttcTCCCACTGAACTCCCAGGAGTTCACTccctgaaaaactatgtccccattaatacAATACAGTTTACTACTACTGTAGGATTTCAAAAGAATCCACAAGAAAAAGACGTCACATGTACCTAACAGTTTCCTATATGGA
Proteins encoded:
- the LOC137983042 gene encoding integrator complex subunit 10-like isoform X1, with product MERNDERVLESAKLFHHMFEQFPNNDLLWKEVSSFTDALESEVVDPHSKFLTDMFSCLPQHVQREILLKAAGRCRDCIEKCRMMLLLMRRFPDVIPRNGVNLMEMLIDAENTEYPGAPVNPYRKLLVCDVLPHLLASDNMTVDIANDKGPDRQEEEDCSPEVSLHQVYKWLELSIQFYVTCATAHNSLSESFDTRLSTAVDNSILAEVLDDKGPWMALHELFYLAAKKCGWIDICKIYERLDPQKYKSSSDQWSSIYELHHKLKKMSKHSLEEGMDEDLLEKTGVMFAATILFLQTVWEYCRVVNRLDSVSNSGLVHPLVLVEDITDGGRQKSEGGNSSPVPKKKKKKLTATGGHDSLGKGDGKDKQLMHVIIDKNCGSVSQSLSDDFTVSVEAWHLLNTHADYKNDFSRLLEEWNVEQWTWITTFHVDRLIHKGKYKIAIDFLQEQRYSLEQDTLSNQELLIRGAVQLSCCYYQLDDHKRACEEALNALQLFSSRVSPTDNIALKRSTSIPHGKLDSSGTEPSTTLSSQSRCLRLVPCSESEVLSFTVRLLLSSLKQRLATEGRNDTLIGHVIVLLQYGWPKEEGTFYELLDKIRDNGGLKYRVFFDYVNNIDILEEFAHLYSDASFNLDLIPVSSSGSSRAVTRGVNKGVKEDFRAALERQICRSDDSFEPVLREFFQDEKESLLIN
- the LOC137983042 gene encoding integrator complex subunit 10-like isoform X2, whose translation is MERNDERVLESAKLFHHMFEQFPNNDLLWKEVSSFTDALESEVVDPHSKFLTDMFSCLPQHVQREILLKAAGRCRDCIEKCRMMLLLMRRFPDVIPRNGVNLMEMLIDAENTEYPGAPVNPYRKLLVCDVLPHLLASDNMTVDIANDKGPDRQEEEDCSPEVSLHQVYKWLELSIQFYVTCATAHNSLSESFDTRLSTAVDNSILAEVLDDKGPWMALHELFYLAAKKCGWIDICKIYERLDPQKYKSSSDQWSSIYELHHKLKKMSKHSLEEGMDEDLLEKTGVMFAATILFLQTVWEYCRVVNRLDSVSNSGLVHPLVLVEDITDGGRQKSEGGNSSPVPKKKKKKLTATQGGHDSLGKGDGKDKQLMHVIIDKNCGSVSQSLSDDFTVSVEAWHLLNTHADYKNDFSRLLEEWNVEQWTWITTFHVDRLIHKGKYKIAIDFLQEQRYSLEQDTLSNQELLIRGAVQLSCCYYQLDDHKRACEEALNALQLFSSRVSPTDNIALKRSTSIPHGKLDSSGTEPSTTLSSQSRCLRLVPCSESEVLSFTVRLLLSSLKQRLATEGRNDTLIGHVIVLLQYGWPKEEGTFYELLDKIRDNGGLKYRVFFDYVNNIDILEEFAHLYSDASFNLDLIPVSSSGSRAVTRGVNKGVKEDFRAALERQICRSDDSFEPVLREFFQDEKESLLIN
- the LOC137983042 gene encoding integrator complex subunit 10-like isoform X3 yields the protein MERNDERVLESAKLFHHMFEQFPNNDLLWKEVSSFTDALESEVVDPHSKFLTDMFSCLPQHVQREILLKAAGRCRDCIEKCRMMLLLMRRFPDVIPRNGVNLMEMLIDAENTEYPGAPVNPYRKLLVCDVLPHLLASDNMTVDIANDKGPDRQEEEDCSPEVSLHQVYKWLELSIQFYVTCATAHNSLSESFDTRLSTAVDNSILAEVLDDKGPWMALHELFYLAAKKCGWIDICKIYERLDPQKYKSSSDQWSSIYELHHKLKKMSKHSLEEGMDEDLLEKTGVMFAATILFLQTVWEYCRVVNRLDSVSNSGLVHPLVLVEDITDGGRQKSEGGNSSPVPKKKKKKLTATQGGHDSLGKGDGKDKQLMHVIIDKNCGSVSQSLSDDFTVSVEAWHLLNTHADYKNDFSRLLEEWNVEQWTWITTFHVDRLIHKGKYKIAIDFLQEQRYSLEQDTLSNQELLIRGAVQLSCCYYQLDDHKRACEEALNALQLFSSRVSPTDNIALKRSTSIPHGKLDSSGTEPSTTLSSQSRCLRLVPCSESEVLSFTVRLLLSSLKQRLATEGRNDTLIGHVIVLLQYGWPKEEGTFYELLDKIRDNGGLKYRVFFDYVNNIDILEEFAHLYSDASFNLDLIPVSSSGSSRAVTRGVNKGVKEDFRAALERQICRSDDSFEPVLREFFQDEKESLLIN